Proteins from a single region of Streptomyces spinoverrucosus:
- a CDS encoding saccharopine dehydrogenase family protein, which yields MTDERVPASGTVHWVGAGLSTGSGLAMLCDTAERVRLWHRTEDRAAEALARLGLTGRAEPRAYTLPALTAELAPGDTVVSMLPAPEHAGLLGACVARGAHFACSSYVSEAVLEQVSAAARAGLVVLTEAGLDPGIDHLFAHSLVARARAAIGDTTPASYRLTSYCGGVPAVPNDFRYRFSWAPAGVLGALRSPARYIEDGVETVAERPWEVTRPHVVGGETFEVYPNRDSVPFIAQYELPPAWTPRTFVRGTLRLEGWLKAWAEVFEELERGDDDRIGALARELAQRYPTTDADRDRVVLAVSLQVRGAEGLTWSGGYLLDRVGDEEESAMARCVSRPLAVGVRHILDGSLPPGLSRAAGTAARSEEWLDELEREGVPFTRP from the coding sequence GTGACTGACGAGCGCGTTCCCGCGAGCGGCACCGTCCACTGGGTCGGCGCCGGACTGTCCACCGGCAGCGGACTGGCCATGCTGTGCGACACCGCCGAGCGGGTACGGCTGTGGCACCGCACGGAGGACCGCGCCGCCGAGGCCCTGGCCCGGCTGGGCCTCACCGGCCGCGCCGAGCCCCGCGCGTACACGCTCCCCGCGCTCACCGCCGAACTGGCGCCCGGCGACACCGTCGTGTCGATGCTGCCCGCGCCCGAACACGCCGGGCTGCTCGGGGCCTGCGTCGCGCGGGGCGCCCATTTCGCCTGCTCCAGCTATGTGTCCGAAGCGGTGCTGGAGCAGGTGTCCGCCGCCGCGCGGGCCGGGCTGGTCGTGCTCACCGAGGCGGGCCTCGACCCGGGTATCGACCACCTCTTCGCGCACAGCCTCGTCGCCCGGGCGCGCGCGGCGATCGGCGACACGACCCCGGCCTCGTACCGGCTGACCTCGTACTGCGGGGGCGTCCCTGCCGTGCCGAACGACTTCCGGTACCGCTTCAGCTGGGCGCCCGCGGGGGTCCTGGGCGCCCTCCGCTCGCCCGCCCGTTACATCGAGGACGGCGTGGAGACCGTGGCGGAGCGGCCGTGGGAGGTGACGCGGCCGCATGTCGTCGGCGGCGAGACCTTCGAGGTCTATCCGAACCGGGACAGCGTGCCGTTCATCGCCCAGTACGAGCTGCCGCCCGCGTGGACGCCGCGGACCTTCGTGCGGGGGACGCTGCGGCTGGAGGGCTGGCTGAAGGCGTGGGCGGAGGTGTTCGAGGAGCTGGAGCGCGGTGACGACGACCGGATCGGGGCGCTGGCGCGGGAGTTGGCGCAGCGGTACCCGACCACGGACGCCGACCGGGACCGGGTCGTGCTCGCCGTGTCGCTCCAGGTGCGGGGCGCGGAGGGACTGACCTGGTCCGGCGGCTACCTCCTCGACCGGGTGGGGGACGAGGAGGAGAGCGCGATGGCCCGGTGCGTGTCCCGCCCGCTGGCCGTGGGTGTGCGGCACATCCTGGACGGCTCGCTGCCGCCGGGCCTCAGCCGTGCGGCCGGGACGGCGGCACGCTCCGAGGAGTGGCTCGACGAACTCGAGCGCGAGGGTGTCCCGTTCACTCGTCCTTGA